A genome region from Dendrosporobacter quercicolus includes the following:
- a CDS encoding RtcB family protein, whose amino-acid sequence MIELQGKYNTAKVFTDIAEQNAIMQIEHLLNQEFMAGRKIRIMPDVHAGMGCTIGTTMTITDKIVPNLVGVDIGCGMETVLLKDKRVELAQLDKAVHQYVPSGFGIRQTPHHFNEKINLTELRCAKHVDLDRAACSIGTLGGGNHFIELGKDDEGRLYLVIHSGSRNLGKQVCDYYQNAAANSLGRTGKGDDRVLAYVEGELLNDYLHDMAIVQQYADLNRKAIVREIEKRMKLKIAEQFTTIHNYIDMENRILRKGAISAQKGERVLIPMNMRDGSLICIGKGNADWNYSAPHGAGRIMSRMTAKARITLTQYEKAMKGIYTTTMNKSTIDESPFAYKPMEEIVAQLGDTADIVSVIRPLYNFKAGE is encoded by the coding sequence ATGATTGAGCTTCAAGGCAAGTACAACACCGCCAAGGTGTTCACCGATATCGCCGAACAGAACGCTATCATGCAAATTGAGCATCTCTTAAATCAGGAATTCATGGCAGGCAGAAAAATCCGCATCATGCCGGATGTCCACGCCGGCATGGGCTGCACCATTGGTACGACCATGACTATTACCGATAAAATTGTTCCGAACCTTGTCGGCGTGGACATCGGCTGCGGCATGGAAACTGTCCTCTTGAAGGACAAGCGCGTGGAGCTTGCACAACTGGATAAGGCGGTTCATCAATATGTCCCATCCGGCTTCGGTATTCGGCAAACGCCGCATCATTTTAACGAAAAAATCAATCTGACCGAGCTGCGCTGCGCCAAGCATGTTGACCTTGATCGCGCCGCTTGCTCCATCGGTACGCTGGGCGGCGGCAACCATTTCATAGAACTGGGTAAAGATGATGAGGGACGGCTTTATCTCGTCATACATTCCGGCAGCCGGAATCTCGGCAAGCAGGTCTGTGATTATTACCAGAATGCCGCCGCCAACAGTTTAGGCCGCACGGGTAAGGGCGATGATCGGGTGCTGGCGTATGTTGAGGGGGAACTTTTGAATGATTATCTGCACGACATGGCCATTGTCCAGCAGTATGCGGACTTAAACCGCAAAGCTATCGTGAGGGAAATAGAAAAGAGAATGAAGCTCAAAATCGCGGAGCAGTTTACCACCATCCACAACTATATCGACATGGAGAACCGGATTCTGCGCAAAGGCGCCATCTCCGCACAAAAGGGCGAGCGGGTACTTATTCCTATGAATATGAGGGACGGCAGCCTTATCTGTATCGGTAAGGGAAACGCCGATTGGAACTATTCGGCTCCGCATGGTGCGGGGCGTATCATGAGCCGCATGACTGCGAAAGCGCGCATCACCCTCACCCAATACGAAAAGGCGATGAAGGGCATTTACACCACTACTATGAACAAAAGCACCATCGACGAATCGCCGTTTGCATACAAGCCGATGGAGGAAATTGTTGCTCAGCTCGGCGACACAGCGGACATCGTTTCAGTTATCAGGCCGTTGTATAATTTCAAGGCGGGGGAATAG
- a CDS encoding aminotransferase class I/II-fold pyridoxal phosphate-dependent enzyme: protein MVEQSLRLQGLSSAVFSQVDEMRRVELSRGKDVITLSIGSPDMAPAPHIIQALTTAAADAGNYGYTLSKGLPEFSQAVADWYRQKFGVCLDAASEIHSLIGSQEGLAHISLCLTNPGDIILIPDPGYPIYSAGPLMADAKLYSMPLTGDHDFLPDLAAIPESVLEQAKIMILNYPNNPLAAVATREFFREVVDYAKRYRFIVCHDFAYSDLVFDGYKPDSFLSVPGAKEVGVEFNSLSKTYNMAGCRVGYIVGNAAVIELLGRLKSNFDYGIFAPLQQAAIAALTGPQQCVADTAATYQRRRDIIIEGLKDIGWRIDKPKASMYIWAPVPTRQSSIEFAADLLRQAGIAAIPGVAFGRFGEGFIRFALVQPEPRLIEAVNRIKHWLG, encoded by the coding sequence ATGGTTGAACAGTCCTTGCGGTTACAGGGCTTAAGTTCGGCGGTTTTTTCGCAGGTTGATGAAATGCGCAGAGTCGAACTGTCCAGAGGAAAGGATGTAATAACGCTCAGTATCGGTAGTCCGGATATGGCGCCGGCTCCTCATATTATCCAGGCGCTAACCACTGCCGCCGCAGATGCAGGCAATTATGGCTACACCTTATCCAAAGGCCTGCCGGAGTTTTCGCAGGCCGTTGCCGATTGGTACCGCCAAAAATTTGGCGTATGCCTGGATGCCGCCAGCGAAATTCACTCTCTTATCGGCTCGCAGGAAGGCTTGGCTCACATCAGTCTGTGCCTGACGAATCCGGGCGATATTATTTTGATCCCTGATCCCGGTTATCCAATTTACAGCGCCGGGCCGTTAATGGCTGATGCAAAGCTTTATTCTATGCCCCTGACGGGCGATCATGATTTTCTGCCGGATTTGGCCGCTATTCCTGAGTCTGTACTGGAACAGGCCAAAATAATGATTCTCAATTATCCCAACAATCCGCTGGCAGCCGTGGCAACCAGGGAATTTTTCCGGGAAGTGGTTGATTATGCCAAACGGTACCGGTTTATCGTGTGTCATGATTTTGCTTACAGTGATCTGGTGTTTGACGGTTATAAGCCTGACAGCTTTTTATCCGTGCCTGGCGCTAAAGAGGTCGGCGTAGAATTTAATTCTCTGTCTAAGACCTATAATATGGCTGGCTGCCGAGTTGGCTATATTGTTGGCAACGCTGCGGTAATTGAGCTGCTGGGACGGCTGAAATCAAATTTTGATTATGGCATATTTGCCCCGTTGCAGCAAGCGGCAATTGCCGCCCTTACCGGCCCGCAGCAGTGTGTGGCTGATACCGCCGCCACTTATCAGCGGCGGCGGGATATTATCATTGAAGGGTTAAAGGATATCGGCTGGCGCATTGATAAACCCAAGGCCAGCATGTACATATGGGCGCCGGTGCCCACCCGGCAGTCTTCTATAGAATTTGCCGCCGATTTATTACGGCAGGCCGGTATTGCTGCCATACCGGGCGTGGCATTTGGCCGGTTTGGTGAAGGCTTTATCAGATTTGCGCTGGTGCAGCCGGAACCTCGCTTAATAGAGGCTGTCAACCGGATAAAACACTGGTTAGGGTAA
- a CDS encoding ASCH domain-containing protein, giving the protein MESMKAINFYSANHYSQLVERRKTCTIRRGDKRDKYQAGDIVWVTAGKRFAPKQRVYAAIIDRVLVKQISHLTKHDLQGENPDISGVDELLEFLESIYNKTVSLSDIVTVVYFTEIIE; this is encoded by the coding sequence ATGGAATCCATGAAGGCCATTAATTTTTATTCAGCCAACCACTACAGTCAGCTGGTTGAACGCCGCAAGACCTGTACCATCAGGCGCGGTGATAAAAGAGATAAATATCAGGCAGGCGATATCGTTTGGGTGACTGCCGGCAAGCGGTTTGCACCCAAGCAAAGAGTATATGCTGCGATCATTGACAGAGTGCTGGTTAAACAAATTTCTCATTTAACCAAGCATGATTTACAAGGAGAAAACCCCGATATTAGCGGCGTCGATGAACTCTTGGAATTTTTAGAATCCATTTACAATAAAACGGTATCACTGAGCGATATTGTAACTGTAGTGTACTTTACCGAGATCATCGAATAG
- a CDS encoding amidohydrolase encodes MTKLLVRNIEYLADQGGVRQGDIAIDGATIAQIGAVGADWRPDQTIDGTGKLAIPGLINTHTHAAMSLFRSYADDMLLMDWLKTRIWPAEAKLTAGDVYWGSQLAIAEMIKSGTTTFADMYFFMSEVAKAVTETGIRAVLARGMAGVAPTAQQALAESEALFEEFHGSADGRITVMLGPHAPYTCPPDFLTKVVALARKLGAEIHIHLAETAGEVAECQTAYGKSPIALMDEVGLLDCGVLAAHCVHVSPEDIRIMKNKQVRIAHNPGSNMKLASGIAPVPQMLEAGLTVGLGTDSAASNNNLDMLEEIRLTALLHKMHSNDPLAIPAGTAVELATTGGAEAIGLGKITGKLAPGYKADIVLLDMSGLHWYPRHDRLSLLAYSAAGSDVHTVIVNGRIVLENKQLKTIDEERLIYEANTRGLRLVR; translated from the coding sequence ATGACTAAGCTTTTAGTAAGAAACATCGAGTATTTGGCTGATCAGGGCGGAGTGCGCCAGGGGGATATTGCGATTGACGGCGCGACTATCGCGCAAATTGGCGCGGTCGGAGCAGACTGGCGGCCGGATCAAACCATTGACGGAACCGGCAAGCTGGCAATACCCGGCTTAATCAATACGCATACCCATGCCGCGATGTCGCTGTTTCGCAGTTATGCCGATGATATGCTGCTGATGGACTGGCTGAAAACCAGGATCTGGCCGGCGGAAGCCAAGCTGACGGCCGGCGATGTGTATTGGGGTTCGCAACTGGCAATTGCTGAAATGATTAAATCAGGCACCACTACGTTTGCCGACATGTATTTCTTTATGTCGGAAGTTGCCAAAGCAGTAACTGAAACGGGGATTAGGGCTGTTTTAGCCAGGGGGATGGCCGGTGTTGCGCCCACCGCTCAGCAGGCATTGGCGGAAAGCGAAGCGCTGTTTGAGGAATTTCATGGCTCGGCGGATGGACGAATTACCGTAATGCTGGGCCCGCATGCGCCTTATACCTGCCCTCCCGATTTTTTGACCAAGGTTGTGGCTCTGGCCCGGAAGCTGGGTGCTGAAATTCATATTCATCTAGCCGAAACCGCCGGTGAAGTCGCCGAATGCCAGACTGCATACGGCAAGTCGCCTATTGCCTTAATGGATGAAGTCGGCTTACTTGACTGCGGCGTGCTGGCAGCTCATTGCGTTCATGTATCGCCGGAAGATATCAGGATAATGAAAAATAAACAGGTCCGGATTGCGCATAATCCGGGCAGTAATATGAAATTGGCCAGCGGCATTGCGCCGGTGCCTCAAATGCTGGAGGCCGGTTTGACGGTGGGACTGGGAACAGACAGCGCCGCCAGCAACAACAATCTGGACATGCTGGAAGAAATCCGACTGACGGCATTGCTGCATAAAATGCACAGCAATGACCCGCTGGCAATTCCGGCCGGGACGGCGGTCGAACTGGCCACAACCGGCGGAGCCGAGGCCATAGGCCTGGGCAAGATAACCGGCAAGCTGGCGCCGGGCTATAAAGCAGATATTGTCTTGCTGGATATGAGCGGCCTGCATTGGTATCCGCGTCATGACCGTTTATCTTTACTGGCTTATTCAGCGGCTGGCAGTGATGTCCATACAGTCATTGTGAATGGCCGGATTGTTTTAGAAAATAAACAGTTAAAGACCATTGATGAAGAACGGCTAATTTACGAAGCAAATACCCGCGGGTTGAGACTTGTCCGCTGA
- a CDS encoding class II aldolase/adducin family protein — protein sequence MDWEKQIKTQLINYGCALLDCGLIAGTWGNLSARVPGGNCIAVTPSGRNYRSLTCEDIVLVNMEAAVVRGRLKPTSELALHLAIYRQRQEVKAIIHTHSVFASAFAVARRPIEPIVEDIAQLVGGSIEVAAYALNGTDELAENAVKALGGKNAVLLANHGLVCCGRTLSEAMLTCQLVEKTAQIFIYANQIGTAEVLSDGDIGAMHRGYVEDYSKRQGGQADD from the coding sequence TTGGATTGGGAGAAACAAATAAAAACCCAACTCATCAATTATGGTTGCGCTTTGCTGGATTGCGGTCTAATTGCGGGAACCTGGGGGAACCTGAGCGCCCGTGTTCCAGGCGGCAATTGTATTGCCGTTACCCCCTCCGGCCGGAATTACCGGTCACTGACCTGTGAAGATATTGTGCTTGTGAATATGGAGGCTGCTGTTGTCAGAGGTCGGCTAAAGCCGACCTCTGAGCTTGCTTTGCATTTGGCAATCTATCGTCAGCGGCAGGAGGTCAAGGCCATCATTCATACGCATAGCGTGTTTGCCAGTGCGTTTGCCGTGGCTAGGCGGCCGATTGAGCCAATTGTTGAGGACATTGCCCAGTTGGTTGGCGGCAGCATTGAGGTCGCCGCCTATGCCTTAAACGGTACGGACGAATTAGCGGAAAATGCAGTAAAGGCATTAGGGGGCAAGAATGCCGTGCTGCTGGCTAATCATGGCCTGGTTTGCTGCGGTCGTACGCTCAGTGAAGCCATGCTGACTTGCCAGTTGGTTGAAAAGACAGCCCAGATATTCATTTACGCCAACCAAATTGGAACCGCAGAAGTGTTAAGTGACGGGGATATCGGTGCTATGCACAGGGGTTATGTCGAAGATTATTCTAAACGTCAAGGAGGACAGGCTGATGACTAA